The window CCCCCCTGAAACACCCTGAACCCAGGGCGCTCAGCCCCCACGCAGGAGTTGCACGCCGTAGTCGCGCTCGAAAAGATAGAGAAGAATGCGCGCCGCCTCGCCCCGCGCGCCTTCCAGGCCACCATCGCGCTCCATCAACAGGCGCGCATCATCGTGGGCAAGCGGAAGCAGCTTGGTGATCTGCTCGAGGCTGGCAAGGCGAAAGGGCGTGTCGCCCGACTGGCGCGTGCCGAGAAGCTCGCCGCCCCCGCGCAGCTGCAGGTCTTCCTCGGCCAGACGAAAGCCGTCCTGCGTCTCGCGCATCAGCGCGAGGCGCTGGCGGCCGGTCTGGCTGAGCGCCTTTCCGCGCAGCAGAAGACAGGTCGATTTCTCCGAGCCACGTCCGACACGCCCGCGCAGCTGGTGCAGCTGGGCCAGGCCGAAACGCTCGGCCTGTTCGATCACCATGAGCGTGGCGTTGGGCACATCGACGCCGACCTCGATCACGGTCGTTGCAACCAGAAGGCTCGCCTCGCCCGAGGAAAAGCGCTCCATCCCGGCATCCTTTTCCTCGCCCTTGAGCTGGCCGTGCACCATGACGACGCGGTTGCCGAAGCGTTCCTTGAGCGCTTCGTAGCGCGCCTCGGCAGCGGCAATGTCGTCGGTCTCGCTCTCGGTCACCATCGGGCAGACCCAGTAGGCCTGCTGGCCGGACTGGATGTGACGCGAAAGCGCGCCGACCACGTCGTCCATCCGATCGGTCGAGACGACGCGCGTGTCGATGGCCTGGCGTCCGGGCGGCAGTTCGTCGAGCCGCGAGACTTCCATTTCGCCGTACTGCGCCAGTGTCAGCGTGCGCGGGATCGGGGTCGCCGTCATCGCCAGCGTGTGCGGCGTGCGCCGCCCCTTGCGCGCCAGCATCAGGCGCTGGCCGACGCCGAAGCGGTGCTGCTCGTCGATCACGACGAGGGCCAGATTGTGGTAGGCGACCGCGTCCTGGAAGATCGCGTGGGTGCCCACCACGATCTGGATCGACCCGTCGAGCAGGCCCATCAGGATCGCCTCACGCGCCTTGCCCTTGTCGCGCCCGGTCAGGAGCGCAATCTCGACGCCTGTTCCTTCCAGCATCTTGCGCAGCGTAGTGTAGTGCTGGCGCGCGAGGATCTCGGTCGGGGCGAGCATCGCGCCTTGCGCTCCGGCCTCCACCGCGATCAGCAGCGCCGAGAGCGCAACCACCGTCTTGCCCGCGCCGACATCGCCCTGCAGCAGACGCAGCATCGGCGCGGTCTGGGCCAGATCCCCCTCGATCTCGCGGATCGAACGGGCCTGCGCCCCAGTCAACGCGAAGGGCAGGCTGAGTTTTGCCCGCAGGCGCCCGTCGCCCTGCAGCGGCGTGCCGCGCTGTGAACGGTTGCTTGCGCGCACCAGCATGAGCGCCAGCGCGTTGGCGAAGAGTTCATCGTAGGCGAGGCGATCGCGCGCGGGCTCGTTGGGGCCACGATGCGCCTCGCGCAGGGCCTCGTGCCAGGCGGGCCAGTCGCTCTTGGCCATCTGGCTGCTCTCGATCCATTCGGGCAGTTCGGGAAGGTGCTCCAACGCCTGTTTCACAAGCGAGCCCATGCGCCCCTGTGTCATGCCTTCGGAGAGACCGTAGACGGCCTCGCGCTGCTGGCCGATGGGCGCGGTATCGCTTTCCGAGACGTGTTCGGGGTGCACCATCTGACGGGTCTGGCCGTACTCGTCGATGCGCCCTGCCACCCAGCGAGTCTCGCCCACCGGGAGCTGCTTCTTGCCGGTGTAGGACGCGCGCCCGAAGTAGGCGATCGTGCAGATATCACCTGCATCGTCCTCGGTGACGATGCGGTAGGGCCCGCGTCCCGTGGAGGCGCGATGTTCGCGCACGGTCAGGCGCACGATCACGTTCTCACCGATCCCCGCCTCATCGAGGCGGGTCACCATGCGCCGCTCCACGAAACGATCGGGCAGATGGTAGGCAAGATCCTTGATCCGCGTCAGGCCCAGCTTTTCCAGCGGACGGCGGATTCGGGGGCCGACCCCGTCGAGGGACTCGGAATCGACAAACAGGCAGTTGAGCGCTTCGGGCCGCATGGCCGCCTCTTAGCGCGCCTCTCGGGCATTTCACCAGAGCCCGTGGAACATACCGACAACTTTCCCCGTTGATGGGAGCAAACGGCAACGAAAAAAGGAGAGAGAGCATGCTCTTGCCCCATGGAACGATGTTTGCGCTGGTCGACGGGGAGAACTTCGAACTCTACCGCAACGCAGGGAAGGAAGCCTCGCCCGAGCTGACCGCGGTCGACGTGCCCGATCTTGCGCCCACCAACTACAGCGCCGGGATGAAGGACCACGACGCGGGCTCGCGCTATCCCGCCAACCCCAAGGACCGCACCTCGCGTCTTGATGAGGCCGCCCATGTCGCGGCGGTGACGCACTGGCTCAACAAGCAGGCCATGGAAAACCACATGGACAAGCTGGTAGTCATCGCGGACCCGAAATCGCTGGGCGAGATGCGCCGCCACTACCACAAGACGCTGGAAGCCACGATCCTGGAGGAAGTGCCCAAGACCCTCACGGGACGTTCCGGCCCCGAGATCGTCGCCGCACTGCGGGCCTGAAGGTGCACCATTCGCACCACTGAAAACCTTGCCCCGGCCCGCGCCGCATTGTAACGGCGCGGGTCATGACTGATACCTCGTCCCGTCTCGCCCGACTTCGCTTTCGTGCCTGGCACCGTGGCACGCGCGAGGCCGACTACATGATCGGCTGCTTCTTCGACCGTTTCCACGAAACCTGGTCCGAGGCCGACATGGACTGGTTCGAGACCCTGATCGAGGAAGAGGACGTCGAGATCATGGCCTGGGCGCTCAAGACCGAGCCGGTCCCCGAAAAGTTCCAGGGCCCGCTGATGGACCGCATGATGAAGCTCGACTACGTCGAAATTCCGTACTGAGTTTTCCCGCTCCCACCCGTATTCCTGGCCTGAGCGTGGCGACGGCCGTTCGCCACACGCAGAAGCCATGACCGACTTTTCCCGCATTCTTTCCGCCACTTCGCCTCTCACGCTGGCTTCCGTCACGCGCGGCAGCCAGCCGCTGGTGATGGCCGACCTCGCGCGCGCCGCCAAGGGCCGCGCGGTCTTCGTCGCCGACAACGAGGCGAGCATGAGCGCGCTGGCCGAGGCCGCGCGCTTCTTTGCGCCCGAATTGCAGGTGATCGAGTTTCCCTCGTGGGACTGCCTGCCCTACGACCGTGCGAGCCCCGCGCTATCGGTCAGCGCCCGGCGCCTCGCCGCACTGCACCAGCTCCAGGCCAAGCGCACCGGGCCGCAGCTTCTTGTCACCACGACCAACGCGCTGACCCAGCGCGTGCTTACCCCGTTCCGCATCCGCGAATCGGTAAAGCTTCTGAAGCCGGGCCTCGAGATCGGCCACGAAAGCCTGATCGCGCTCCTGCGCCGCCAGGGCTACCAGCGCACCGACACCGCCATCGACGCGGGCGAATTCGCGGTGCGCGGCTCGATCTTCGACATCGTGCCCTCGGGCCTCGATGCCGGGCTTCGTCTCGACTTCTTCGGCGATGAGCTGGAAACACTGCGCCTCTTCGACACCAACACCCAGCGCTCGACCGGCACGGTCAAGGAGCACCTCCTCGTGCCCGCGAGCGAGGCGCTGATCGACGAGGCCAGCGTCAAGCGCTTCCGCACCCGCTATCGCGAGCTGTTCGGCGCGAATGCCACCGCCGACCCGCTCTACCAGGCGGTCAGCGACGGGCGCCGCCTGGCGGGCATGGAGCACTGGCTCCCGCTTTTCGAGGATCGCCTCGTCACCCTCTTCGACCACCTCGCGCCCGAGGACGTGATGGTCCTCGACAGCACCGTCGCAGGCGCGGCCGAAGAGCGCTTTGGCGACATTGCGGACTACTTCAGGAACCGCAAGGAAACCTCTGGACAGAAAGCGGGATCCTACCGTCCGCTGGCCACCGATGCGCTCTATCTGGCGCCCGAAGAACTGGCGGGACTGACAGAGGCCCAGCCCGCGCACAAGGCCGATCCCTTCGCGCAGCCCGAGAGCGCCAGGGTCCTCGACTTCGGCTTCTCCAACGCCCGCGATTTCGCGCCCGAACGCGCGCGCGGCGACAACGCCTACGAGGCCGCCGCCAAACACTTTGCCGCGCTCGGCAAGCAGGGCCGCAAACCCATCCTCGCCGCCTATTCGACGGGCAGCCGCGCGCGCCTCGTCTCGATCCTGGGCGAGGCTTCAGGCACTGAGCCGCGCCTTGCCGAAACCTGGCAGGAGGCGCTGGGCATGGCGGTCCAGGGCCGCGCCGCGGCGCTGGTTCTCCCGCTCGAGACCGGCTTTGCCAACGAGGCGCTCGAAGTCGTCACCGAGCAGGATATCCTGGGTGACCGCCTCGTCCGGCGCAAGAAGCGCAAGAAGGACGCCGACGCCTTCATGGCCGAGCTCGCCGCGCTGACGCCCGGCGATCTCATCGTCCACATGGACCACGGCATCGGCCGCTACGAGGGGCTCCAGTCGATCCCGGTCGGCCAGAGCCCGCACGACTGCGTGATGCTGACCTACCATGGCGGCGACAAGCTCTATATCCCGGTCGAGAACCTCGACGTCCTCTCGCGCTACGGCAGCGAATCCGAGGGCGTCCAGCTCGACAAGTTGGGCGGCGAGGCCTGGCAAAAGCGCCGCGCCCGCCTCAAGGAGCGCATCCGCGAGATCGCGGGCGAGCTGATGAAGACCGCCGCCGAGCGTGCGCTGCGCAAGGCCCCCGCGCTGCTCCCCGACGAATCGAGCTTCAACCAGTTCGTCGACCGCTTTCCCTGGCAGGAAACCGACGACCAGGAGCACGCCATCGCCGACGTCCTCGAGGACCTGGGCAGCGGCAAGCCGATGGACCGCCTCGTCTGCGGCGATGTCGGCTTCGGCAAGACCGAAGTGGCCCTTCGCGCCGCCTTCGTTGCGGCCATGGCCGGCCAGCAGGTCGCGGTGGTCGCACCCACGACCCTCCTTGCGCGCCAGCACTATTCCGGCTTTGCCGAGCGCTTCAACGGCTTCCCCCTCAACGTGGGGCGCCTCTCGCGTCTCGTCCCCGAGAAGGAAGCGCGCACCACCCGCGAGGGGCTGGCGAGCGGCAATGTCGATGTCGTGTGCGGCACCCACGCGATCCTCTCCAAGACCGTCGAGTTCAAGAACCTGGGCCTTGTCATCGTCGACGAGGAACAGCGCTTCGGTGTGACCCACAAGGAGAAGCTCAAGCAGCTGCGCGCCGACGTCCACGTCCTGACCCTCACCGCCACGCCGATCCCGCGCACGCTGCAGATGGCGATGTCGGGCCTGCGCGAGCTTTCCACCATCCAGACCCCGCCGGTCGACCGCCTTGCGGTGCGCACCTACGTGATGGAATGGGACGACATGGTGATGCGCGAGGCGCTGCTGCGCGAACACCACCGCGGCGGCCAGAGCTTCATCGTCGTGCCGCGCATCTCGGACATGCCCGAGGTCGAGCAGTGGCTGGCCAAGTACGTGCCCGAGGTCAAGGTCATCGCCGCCCACGGCCAGATGTCGGCCAGCGAAGTGGAAGAGCGCATGAGCGCCTTCTACGACGGCAAGTACGAAGTCCTGCTTTCGACCACCATCGTTGAAAGCGGCATCGACATTCCCCGCGCCAACACCATCATCATCCACCGCGCCGACCGCTTCGGCCTTGCCCAGCTTTACCAGCTGCGCGGACGTGTGGGCCGCTCCAAGCTGCGCGCCTATGCGTACCTGACGACGCCCGCCAACCAGGCGCTCACCGAAGTCTCGGAAAAGCGCCTCAAGGTGCTGGGCGATCTCGACAGCCTGGGCGCAGGCTTCCAGCTCGCCAGCCACGACCTCGACATTCGCGGCGCGGGCAACCTCCTGGGCGATGAACAGTCCGGCCACATCCGCGAGGTCGGCTTCGAGCTCTACCAGTCGATGCTGGAGGACGCGATCATGGCCGCACGCGCGGGTGGCGTGGGGCTGGAGAAGGACACCACGGGCCTCTCCCCCCAGATCACCGTCGATGCCCCGATCATGATCCCGGACGATTACGTCCCCGATCTGGCCGTGCGCATGGCGCTCTATCGACGCCTCAACGATGCGGAAAACCAGGAGGAGGTGGAATCGCTCTCGGCCGAGATGATCGACCGCTTCGGGCCCCTTCCCGATCCGACCGCCAACCTCATCCAGCTCATCCAGATCAAGCGCCAGGCGATTGCCGCCCACATCGCCAAGATCGACGTGGGCCCGCGCGGTACGCTGGTCAGCTTCCACAACGACAGCTTCCCCAACCCCACCGGCCTCATCGCCTATGCCGAGCGGCTCAAGGGCGCGATCAAGCTTCGCCCGGACCACAAGCTGGTGCTCCAGCGCGCCTGGAGCGATCCCAAGTCGCGCCTCAACGGCCTGTTCCAGCTGACCAAGGGCCTGGCCGGGGTGGCGCGCAAGGCCAAGTGAGGCTGCGACAGAAAGTTTCAGAAACGATATACAATATATCCTTGCCTTGAAACCGGCGGGCGACCAGTCTGGGCCGCGAGGTCACACTCGAAAGACAGACAGGGACACCCATGAAACGATTTACGTCGCTCGCCGCCGCCTCCCTCCTCGTGCTCGCGCATCCCGCGCTGGCGCAGAAGGGCGAAGGACCGGATGCCGCGCGCGAACACGACAAGGCCGTGGCCGAGGAAGTGGCGGCTGGCTGGGCCAGCGCTCCGGTGGAAGAAATCAGCAAGACCGCCAAGGGCTCGGTCAACGTCGATGGCCGCTCCATCGCCTACACCGCGACGGCGGGCACGCTCACCATCCGCGATGCCAAGGGCAAGCCGACCCAGAGCATCTTCTACACCGCCTACACCGCGCCGGGGAAGAACCGCCCGGTCACCTTCTTCTACAACGGTGGCCCCGGCTCGGCGAGCCTGTGGCTGCGCATGGGCAGCTTCGCGCCGACCCACGTGCGCACGAGCGACCCCATAGCGGTGGCCCCTGCCCCCTATGATGTCGGCCCCAATCCCGACAGCCTGATCGGCTCGACCGACATGGTCTTCCTCGATGCTCCGGGCTCGGGCTACTCGCGCGCGCTGGGCGATACCGACCCGGCCTCGTTCTACGGCGTGGACCAGGACGTGGGCGCCTTTGCCGACGCGATCCAGCGCTACATCTCCAAGAACGGGCGCTGGGGCGATCCCAAGTACATCTTCGGCGAAAGTTACGGCACGACCCGCTCGGGCGCGCTGGCCGAGGAAATGGAAGGGCGCGGTATGGCGCTCAACGGCGTGGTCCTGCTTTCCTCGATCATGAACTACGGCGTGCGCCAGTCGGGCTTCGACAACATCCACATCGGCTATCTGCCGAGCTACGCAGCGACCGCCTGGTACCACAACCGCGTCGCCGACCGCCCCGCCTCGCTCGCCCAGTTCGTCGAGGAAGCCCGACAGTTCGCCAATGGCCCCTACGCCACCGCGCTGGGCAAGGGCTCGGACATCACGCCCGAGGAGGAAGATGCCGTCGCGCGCCAGATGAGCCGCTACACCGGCCTCTCGGTCGACTTTCTGAAGGACGCAAACCTGCGCGTCGATCTCAGCCGCTTCCGCAAGGAACTGCTGCGCACCGAGCGCGAGACGCTGGGCCGCTTCGATTCGCGCTACACCGGCACGGATGCGGATGCGGCGGGCGAAGGGCCCGAGTACGATCCCTCCAGCACGGGGATCACCGGGCTCTATATCTCCAGCTTCATGGACCAGCTGCACACGACCTTCGGGTATGACACCGACCTCACGTACCGGCGCAGCGCGCGCGAAGCCGGCAACTTTGACTGGGACTGGTCCCACAAGGCGCCGGGCTACGGCTATTCGAGCTTCCAGAACCAGGTCGACGTGACGCAGGACCTCAGCCGCGCCATGCGTACCAACCCGTACATGCGCGTGCTATCGCTGAACGGCTACTACGACATGGCAACGCCGTTCCACTCGACCGAGCGGGACCTCAAGCACATGATGCTGGAACCCAAGCTGCGCGGGAACCTCCAGTTCAAGTACTATGAGGCCGGACACATGATCTATCTGAACCCCGAAGCGCTGCACCAGATGCGCCTCGATCTCGAGGCCTTCTACGCACAAGGCAGGTAAGCGCAGGCCACAGGCGCGCGCGGACCGGGATCAGGCTCAGGCCCTCTCCATCTCGGTCCGCGCCAGCTTCTCGAACAGGGCCACGCTCATCGGCTGGGCGCGCAGGAAACCCTGATAGTATCCGCAATGCTCGCGCGCGACGGCGTCTCGCTGGTCGGCCCGCTCGATCCCCTCGGCAATCACCTCCAGATCGAGCGCCGTGGCCATCGCCACGATCGCGCGCAGGATCGCGACGTCGCGCGGGTCGGTGGTAATTCCCTCGATCATCGCCCGGTCGAGCTTGATGTAGTGGATCGGCAGCACCTTCAGGTACCGGAAATTGCAGAAGCCCGCGCCGAAGTCGTCGAGCGCGATGCGGATACCCTGCGCCGAGAATTCCGCCATGATCTGCGCGGCCGCCGTCACATCGGCGATCAGCGACTGCTCGGTAATCTCGAGCGTCAGCTGGCGCAGCGGAAAGCCGCTCTCTCCCACGAGATCGAGCATCTGGGAGGTATAGCTCTCGAAGGCGAGGTCCTCGGGCGTCACATTGATCGAAAGCCGCAGGTTCTCGGGCCAGTTGCGCGCGGCCCACAGCGCCTTGCGCGCAATATGCTGCGACAGCGGGCCGACATGATCTGTCCGCTCAGCCAGATTGAACAGCGCCCCTGCCCCGATCCGCCCCAATTCGGGATGGTCCCAGCGCGCCAGCGCCTCGGCTCCGGTCAAGTGGTCGTCCTCCAGGCTGAACTGCGGCTGGAAGAGGACCTCGATCTCATCACGGTCAATCGCGCCCAGAAGGTCGGCTTCGAGCTGCGCGGTCGAGATGCCGGGCGGGATTGCCTCGCCATCGGCCCAGACCAGACGCGCGCCCTGCTGCTCGTTGACCGCCTGGAGCGCAACGCCGAGCCGCTCGAGCATCGATTCGACCACTTCCTCGGCCAGCGTCCGGATCAGGGCGAACCGCGGCGAGAGGCGGATCACCCCCGATGGTACGGCGATGGGGCGCGAAAGCAGGTGCGAAAGCTGGTCGGCCAGGAGCTGCCAGCGCTCACGACTGCACGAGATGTTGGCGACCAGCAGGAAATTGCCGCCGCCTGCACGGGTCAGCACCCAGGGCGCGTCGAGCTCTTCCGAAGCGTAATGGCTGACCCGGGCGGCAATTTCCTCGAGCGCGCCGTCGCCGGCAGCCGCACCATAGGCCATGTTAATCGCATCAAGGCGGCGCAGGCTGATGAGCATCGCGTGGACGTGCACCGGGGCCAGGTTTTCCTGCGCCTCGGCCTGCCATGCGGCCATGCGTTCATGGACGAGCTCCACGCCGGGAAGGCCGCTCAGGCGATCTTCCAGTCTCAGCGCAAGGCGTTCGGCCTGGCCAGGGTGCGACGACGTCATCTTTTCTCCTTTATGGCAAAGGCCTTGCCAAACCGTTCAAAATTTACCAGCCCCATGGCCCGGGCCGGGAACAGCTGTCCCGTTCGGGAACACATTGCTGCGGAGTTTCCATGAGTCAGATTTCCCCTTCGGATGAAGCGGTTAGCCCGCCCTTGCGGCTCGCCCTCATCCTCTCTGACAGCGCACAGGCTCAGACCCGCGCGGAGGAGCTGCGCGAGGCCCATCCTTGGGTGGAGCCCGAGGAGGCCGAAATCCTGGTGGTCGTAGGCGGCGATGGCTTCATGCTGCATGTGCTGCACGAGATGCTCGACAAGGGAATTTCCAAGCCCTGCTACGGCATCAACCTGGGAACCGTGGGCTTCCTCATGAACAGCCTCCATGGCGATGCGACCGTCCTCGAACGGATCCACGCTGCGCGGCGCATTCCGGTCAGCCCGCTGCGCATGCACGCCACCACCCAGTCGGGCGAGGAATTCAGCTACTACGCGATCAACGAGGTCTCGCTCCTGCGCGAGACGCGCCAGACCGCCAAGTTGGAGATCCGTATCAACGGACGCGTGCGGATGGGCGAGATGGCGGGCGATGGCATTCTCGTGGCGACGCCGGTCGGTTCGACCGCCTACAACCTCTCCGCCAACGGGCCGATCCTGCCGCTGGGATGCCGCATGCTCGCCCTCACCCCGATCAGCCCCTTCCGCCCGCGCCGCTGGAAGGGCGCGATCCTGCCCGAGAGCGCCGAAGTGGAGTTCCGCATCCGCGAGCCAGGCAAGCGCCCGGTCGCGGCCGTCGCCGACCAGAAGGAAGTGCGCGACGTCCGCACCGTTCGGATAAGCACCTCGACCGAAAGGGAAATGACCCTGCTCTTCGATCCCGGGTTCACCCTCGAGGAACGCATCTTCGCCGAACAATTCCAAGTCTGAGGCGGTTTTCTGCGAGCCCCTCAAAAAAAATCAAATTTTTGCCAAGATCAGGGTTGCCAACCCAAAACACCCTGCGTATAGGGCCAGTCCTGCCGCGGCGGTGGAAACACTGACTGGCTGCTCCCCGATAGCTCAGCGGTAGAGCCCTCGACTGTTAATCGAGTTGTCGTAGGTTCGAATCCTACTCGGGGAGCCATTTCCTTCCGCAAGCCACTGAAAACATTGCCGTTTTTGGTCGCTTGCGGAATGAAACTACTAAAACACCCACCATCCATAATGATGTTGATTGTTACGCTTTGAGATTGATGCCTTGCGCCTATCAGTCTGTCTGCGTGCGCTTCACAGCGGCTTTCCCCTTCTCTCGAATATCCTTGCGGACCGTGTTCGCAGCGGGTCGCATGAACGGGCGCCCTTTCATTTCCTCGGTGCCAAATTCGAGAGAGAGGGCATGAGGAGCGTCGGCTATCGAACGGGCGCTGGTGGGTCCAGTTTTCTCCGCGCGAATCGAATCTTTGAGTTCGCCGGTGACTTCGCGCGGGGGCTTGCCGGGCCGCGATGGCGTTTCGCGTTTCACGATAGATGCCTTCGCCTCCTCCGCGTGCTGCTTCGCAAGATCTTCAACCATTTCGCCCGCCTGCTTACGCGCCTGCTCCCGCATCTGTTTCAGCCGTTTGAGGTGCGCATCTGCCCCTTTAAATTTCGCCATTAAAGTAACCTCCCTCGAATAACGTAATGGGATCGGGCTGCATCCTGCTCCGCGCTCTGAATACTGTAAAGATCGCCATTTCCATCGGTAATTTGATGATCCGACGTGATGGAAGGGACGCCCTTGGCGAGAACCAGTAGCCTCACGTCGCCCTCGGAGAATCCGGCCCCAGCGCGCATCTGGTCGCTGGCGCTGTCTGTCTGGACCTTCACAGGCGTATCGCCGCCTTCATACCCGATTATCGTTCCCCCAGGTCCATAGATCGGATCGCCCGTTCCACCATGAAGGGTGCCGTCGAGGAACAAGCCGGAGAACGCAGTGTGAAGAACCAATGCAAGGTCGCCGCCGAGCAATCCCATCAATCAGCCCAATCGATGAACGAGAGCGCATCTTCCACCGCTTGAGGGTCGAGGCCCGATTCCTTGGCCTGCGTGAGGGCCTGCACCATAGCGCCGAATGCGCGAGCACGGCCACCGGCATCGAATGCCTGAGCGGGACGCACCACGTCGATTAGGACCGTGCTGGCGAGCTTGGCGCTGGCCTCCTCGGCCATCACGTTGGCGATCGGCTGCAAAATCCACTGCGCAAGGTGGCGCTGCGCCTCTCGCACAAGCGGTCCCTGCGCGTTGCTCGCGAACATGGCAGGCAGAACGCCGAATGCCGCGAAGATCGAGCTGCGCGCCTCGGAAAGCGACTGCACGGCCTGCGACGGCTGAATATCGGGCGTGACGCCTTGGGCGCGCCAGTCCTGCGCCGGGGCTGGTCCACCCGCTGCCGTGACGTTAACCGATTCGCGGAGCATCACCCGGCCACGCCTGCCACGGAAGCTATGGCCCAGCTTGTCCAGGTCCACGTCGGGGCTTTCCGGGAACGGCACCACTTGACTGCCCAGCGGGGCATTCTCGTAAATCTCGGACAGGGTGAGAACGGCGGAGCAATATTCGACCACGCTAGCGGCGGGATAGTCCTGCTGCGGGCGGCGTAAAAGTCGTCCACCTTGAAGCCTTTCTGCCAAGTCAGGGAGGTGTGGGGATCTACAGCGTGGAACTTTATCTTCAGGTCCGTTTGGCTTGCGCGGATGGCATGAGCCAGCGGGCGGCGGCGAAGCGTTTCAATGTGTCGCGCGACACGGTGCGCAAGATGCTGTCGTTTTCATCGCCACCGGGTTACCGGCGTCAATCTGTCCCGCAGCGTCCGAAGCTGGACGGGTTTGTGGCGATCATTGATGGATGGCTTGAAGGGGACCGCTGCGTCCCGCGCAAACAGCGCCATACGGCGAAGCGGGTATTCGACCGCTTGCGCGCCGAGCATGGTTTCACCGGCGGCTATACGATCATCAAGGATTACATCCGCGAGCGTGAGCAACGCAGCCGGGAGATGTTCGTGCCGCTGGCCCACCCGGCGGGGGATGCGCAGGCCGATTTCGGGGAAGCGCTGGTGGAGATCGGCGGGGTGCAGAAGGCCTACTTCTTCGCACTCGATCTGCCGCACAGTGATGCCTGCTATGTGCGGGCCTATCCGGCGGCGGTGGCGGAGGCACGGGTGGACGGACACGTTCATGCCTTCGCGTTCTTCGGCGCGGTGCCGCGCTCGATCGTCTATGACAACGATCGCTGCCTTGTGGCGAAGATCCTGCCAGACGGCACGCGTAAGCGTGCCACGCTGTTCAGCGCTTTCCTGTCGCATTACGTGATCCGCGACCGCTATGCCCGCCCGGGCAAGGGGAACGAGAAGGCAATGTGGAAGGGCTGGTTGGTTACTGCCGCCGCAATTTCATGGTGCCGATCCCGAAGTTCCCGACACGGGAGGCCTTCAACCTATGGCTGGAGGAGCAATGCCGCAAGCGCCAGCGGGACAAGGTGCGCGGACAGAGCGAGACGATCGGTGAGCGCTTGCAACGCGATCTGGCAGCCATGCAGCCTCTGCCCGCTACACCCTTCGAGGCCTGCGA is drawn from Novosphingobium decolorationis and contains these coding sequences:
- a CDS encoding host attachment protein produces the protein MLLPHGTMFALVDGENFELYRNAGKEASPELTAVDVPDLAPTNYSAGMKDHDAGSRYPANPKDRTSRLDEAAHVAAVTHWLNKQAMENHMDKLVVIADPKSLGEMRRHYHKTLEATILEEVPKTLTGRSGPEIVAALRA
- the mfd gene encoding transcription-repair coupling factor; the protein is MTDFSRILSATSPLTLASVTRGSQPLVMADLARAAKGRAVFVADNEASMSALAEAARFFAPELQVIEFPSWDCLPYDRASPALSVSARRLAALHQLQAKRTGPQLLVTTTNALTQRVLTPFRIRESVKLLKPGLEIGHESLIALLRRQGYQRTDTAIDAGEFAVRGSIFDIVPSGLDAGLRLDFFGDELETLRLFDTNTQRSTGTVKEHLLVPASEALIDEASVKRFRTRYRELFGANATADPLYQAVSDGRRLAGMEHWLPLFEDRLVTLFDHLAPEDVMVLDSTVAGAAEERFGDIADYFRNRKETSGQKAGSYRPLATDALYLAPEELAGLTEAQPAHKADPFAQPESARVLDFGFSNARDFAPERARGDNAYEAAAKHFAALGKQGRKPILAAYSTGSRARLVSILGEASGTEPRLAETWQEALGMAVQGRAAALVLPLETGFANEALEVVTEQDILGDRLVRRKKRKKDADAFMAELAALTPGDLIVHMDHGIGRYEGLQSIPVGQSPHDCVMLTYHGGDKLYIPVENLDVLSRYGSESEGVQLDKLGGEAWQKRRARLKERIREIAGELMKTAAERALRKAPALLPDESSFNQFVDRFPWQETDDQEHAIADVLEDLGSGKPMDRLVCGDVGFGKTEVALRAAFVAAMAGQQVAVVAPTTLLARQHYSGFAERFNGFPLNVGRLSRLVPEKEARTTREGLASGNVDVVCGTHAILSKTVEFKNLGLVIVDEEQRFGVTHKEKLKQLRADVHVLTLTATPIPRTLQMAMSGLRELSTIQTPPVDRLAVRTYVMEWDDMVMREALLREHHRGGQSFIVVPRISDMPEVEQWLAKYVPEVKVIAAHGQMSASEVEERMSAFYDGKYEVLLSTTIVESGIDIPRANTIIIHRADRFGLAQLYQLRGRVGRSKLRAYAYLTTPANQALTEVSEKRLKVLGDLDSLGAGFQLASHDLDIRGAGNLLGDEQSGHIREVGFELYQSMLEDAIMAARAGGVGLEKDTTGLSPQITVDAPIMIPDDYVPDLAVRMALYRRLNDAENQEEVESLSAEMIDRFGPLPDPTANLIQLIQIKRQAIAAHIAKIDVGPRGTLVSFHNDSFPNPTGLIAYAERLKGAIKLRPDHKLVLQRAWSDPKSRLNGLFQLTKGLAGVARKAK
- a CDS encoding S10 family peptidase, with amino-acid sequence MKRFTSLAAASLLVLAHPALAQKGEGPDAAREHDKAVAEEVAAGWASAPVEEISKTAKGSVNVDGRSIAYTATAGTLTIRDAKGKPTQSIFYTAYTAPGKNRPVTFFYNGGPGSASLWLRMGSFAPTHVRTSDPIAVAPAPYDVGPNPDSLIGSTDMVFLDAPGSGYSRALGDTDPASFYGVDQDVGAFADAIQRYISKNGRWGDPKYIFGESYGTTRSGALAEEMEGRGMALNGVVLLSSIMNYGVRQSGFDNIHIGYLPSYAATAWYHNRVADRPASLAQFVEEARQFANGPYATALGKGSDITPEEEDAVARQMSRYTGLSVDFLKDANLRVDLSRFRKELLRTERETLGRFDSRYTGTDADAAGEGPEYDPSSTGITGLYISSFMDQLHTTFGYDTDLTYRRSAREAGNFDWDWSHKAPGYGYSSFQNQVDVTQDLSRAMRTNPYMRVLSLNGYYDMATPFHSTERDLKHMMLEPKLRGNLQFKYYEAGHMIYLNPEALHQMRLDLEAFYAQGR
- a CDS encoding succinate dehydrogenase assembly factor 2; amino-acid sequence: MTDTSSRLARLRFRAWHRGTREADYMIGCFFDRFHETWSEADMDWFETLIEEEDVEIMAWALKTEPVPEKFQGPLMDRMMKLDYVEIPY
- the recG gene encoding ATP-dependent DNA helicase RecG, whose product is MRPEALNCLFVDSESLDGVGPRIRRPLEKLGLTRIKDLAYHLPDRFVERRMVTRLDEAGIGENVIVRLTVREHRASTGRGPYRIVTEDDAGDICTIAYFGRASYTGKKQLPVGETRWVAGRIDEYGQTRQMVHPEHVSESDTAPIGQQREAVYGLSEGMTQGRMGSLVKQALEHLPELPEWIESSQMAKSDWPAWHEALREAHRGPNEPARDRLAYDELFANALALMLVRASNRSQRGTPLQGDGRLRAKLSLPFALTGAQARSIREIEGDLAQTAPMLRLLQGDVGAGKTVVALSALLIAVEAGAQGAMLAPTEILARQHYTTLRKMLEGTGVEIALLTGRDKGKAREAILMGLLDGSIQIVVGTHAIFQDAVAYHNLALVVIDEQHRFGVGQRLMLARKGRRTPHTLAMTATPIPRTLTLAQYGEMEVSRLDELPPGRQAIDTRVVSTDRMDDVVGALSRHIQSGQQAYWVCPMVTESETDDIAAAEARYEALKERFGNRVVMVHGQLKGEEKDAGMERFSSGEASLLVATTVIEVGVDVPNATLMVIEQAERFGLAQLHQLRGRVGRGSEKSTCLLLRGKALSQTGRQRLALMRETQDGFRLAEEDLQLRGGGELLGTRQSGDTPFRLASLEQITKLLPLAHDDARLLMERDGGLEGARGEAARILLYLFERDYGVQLLRGG